Part of the Amycolatopsis sp. 195334CR genome is shown below.
CCCGTTAACCCGGAGCCAGCGTCTCGTCACGGTGGGCAAACACCCAGGTCACGGGCAGGACACGAGCGGCTGTCGAGTCTAGTAGCACTGCTCACAATGGCCGCCTTGTTCACCTTCCGTTCATTTGTTGACGGTCAGCCGTCCACTGTCGCTGCCTACTGTCCGGAATCGGCGCGGCCAGCCGCCGCGGCCGAAACCCCCCGGACTCTCTTCCACGCGGAGGAAATGCAGTGAAGATCAAGCGGCCGCACGCGGTCATCGGCCTGGTGGCGGGTGCCGCCCTCGTGCTGACGGCCTGTGGCTCCGACCCCGCGGCGACCAACAACAGCGCCCCGCAGACCGGCGCCGCCGCGGCGCCGTCGGGCACCGCCCAGGTCGACTGCGGTGGCAAGAGCCCGCTGTCGGCTGAAGGTTCGTCGGCCCAGAAGGCCGCGATCGACATCTTCAACCTGAAGTACCAGCAGAAGTGCTCCGGTCAGCAGCTGAACTACAACCCCAGCGGCTCCGGCGCGGGGGTCAAGCAGTTCATCGCCGGCCAGGTCGACTTCGCCGGTTCGGACTCGCCGCTGAGCGCCGAGAAGGGCGAGGTGGAGAGCGCCAAGCAGCGCTGCGCCGGCAGCGAGGCCTGGAACCTGCCGCTGGTGGTCGGCCCGGTCGCGGTCGCCTACAACCTGCAGGGCGTGGACAAGCTGGTGCTCACCCCCGAGGTCACCGCCAAGATCTTCAACGGCGGCATCAAGACCTGGGACGACCCGGCGATCAAGGCGGTCAAGGGCAACGAGAGCCTGAACCTGCCCGCCAAGCCGATCCAGGTCGTCTCCCGCTCGGACGAGTCGGGCACCACCGACAACTTCCAGCTGTACCTGAAGGCCGCCGCGCCGCAGGCGTGGACCCAGGGCGCCGGCAAGCAGTTCAAGGGCGGCGTGGGCAACGGCGCGGAGAAGTCCAACGGTGTGGTCGAGGCCGCCAAGGCCGCCGACGGCGCGATCACCTACGTCGAGGCCGCCTTCGCCAAGGACGGCGTCAAGCCGGCCCTGATCGACAGCGGCGCCGGTGGCGTCGAGCTGACCCCGGAGAACGTCGCCAAGACGCTCGACGGCGCGAAGTTCAAGACCGAGGGCACCAACGACCTCGCGCTCGACCTGGACGCGATCTACTCGTCCAAGGCCGCGGGCACCTACCCGCTGCTGCTGGTCACCTACGAGATCGTCTGCTCGAAGTACACCGACCCCGAGGTCGCCAAGGCGGTGCGCGCCTACCTGAACGTGGCCGCCACCGACGGCCAGCAGCCGCTGGCGGAGAAGGGCTACGTGTCCATCCCGCAGAGCCTGCAGGACAAGGTGCTGACCGCGGTCAAGGCAATCGCCTGACCTGCTTGCGGACAGCTTGAGACGAGGGTAGAGACAGGCCAAGGCGATCATGCCGATGAACGAGCCAACCTCGACGCGGACGCCCACCGGTGACCCCGGTGGGCGTCCGCCGTCCGCATCCGTGCCGGAGGGTCCGATTTCCGAGCAACCAGCCCCCGACCGCGCCCGGCAGGGCAGCAAGGTCCGGCCGGGCGACCGCATCTTCAAGAACCTGACCACCGGCAGCGGCATCTTCGTGGTCATCCTGATCGGGTTGATCGGGTTGTTCCTGCTGCTGCAGGCGATCCCCGCGCTGCAGGCGAACCAGGTCAGCTTCTTCTCCAGCGTCTGGGAGACCAGCGACTCGAAGAACCTGAAGTTCGGCATCGCCGACCTGCTGTCGGTGACCGTGGCCACCTCGCTGGTCGCGCTGGTCATCGCCATGCCGGTGTCGCTGGGCATCGCGTTGTTCCTCACCCAGTACGCCCCGCCGCGGCTGGCCAGGCCGTTCGCCTACATCATCGATCTGCTGGCCGCCGTGCCGTCGATCATCTTCGGGCTGTGGGGCCTGCTGTTCCTGGCGCCGACCATCGAGCCGGTGGCGCAGTGGATCAACGACACCTTCGGCTGGATCCCGATCTTCGGCGACGGCAACATCGCGCCGAACATCCGCAGCACCATCTTCACCGCCGGCGTGGTGCTCGCGGTGATGCTGCTGCCGATCATCACCTCGCTCACCCGCGAGGTGTTCGAGCGCACGCCGACCGCGCAGATCGAGGGCGCGCTGGCGCTGGGCGCCACCCGCTGGGAGGTCATCCGGACCACCGTGCTGCCGTTCGGCAAGGCGGGCTACATCGGCGCCTCGATGCTCGGCCTCGGCCGCGCGCTCGGGGAGACGATCGCGCTGTCGATCATCCTGTTCATCCCGGTCGGGCGGACCTTCGACTGGAGCGTGTTCGACGGCGGTGCCACCTTCGCCTCGAAGATCGCCTCGAACTACGCGGAGTTCAACGACGTCACCTCGGCGGGCGCCTACATCGCCGCCGGTCTGGTGCTGTTCCTGCTGACCTTCGTGGTCAACTTCGCGGCCCGGTCCATCATCGGCGACAAGAAGGGGGACTGAGCCATGACCGCGACGATTCCCGACGCCGACCGGCCGGCCGTCACACCGGCGTTCCAGCAGGTCAGCCTGGCGCGCAAGAGCAAGAACGGGCTGGCCACGGTGCTGGTCTGGCTGGCTTTCCTGGTCGCCGTGATCCCGCTGGTCTGGGTGCTCTGGACGGTGGTCGAGAGCGGGATCACCCGCATCCCGTTCACCAACTGGTGGACCGAGGACTTCTCGCAGGTGCTGTCCGACGAGGTCGGCGGCGGCGTGCTGCACGCCATCGTCGGCACCCTGCTGCAGGGCCTGGTCTGCGCCATCATCGCGGTGCCGCTGGGCCTGCTGGTGGCCATCTACCTGGTCGAGTACGGCAGCCGGACGAAGCTGGCCAAGGTGACCACGTTCATGGTCGACATCCTGTCCGGGGTGCCGTCGATCGTGGCCGCGCTGTTCATCTACGCGCTCTGGGTCACCACGCTGGGCCTGCCGCGCAACGGCTTCGCCGTGTCGCTGGCGCTGGTGCTGCTGATGATCCCGGTGGTGGTGCGGTCCTCGGAGGAGATGCTCCGGATCGTGCCGGATGACCTGCGCGAGGCCTCCTACGCGCTGGGCGTGCCGAAGTGGAAGACGATCGTGAAGATCGTGCTGCCGACCGCGCTGTCCGGCATCATCACCGGCATCATGATGGCGCTGGCCAGGGTGATGGGCGAGACCGCGCCGCTGCTGGTGCTGGTCGGGTACTCGTCCTTCGTGCACTGGGACATGTTCCAGGGCGAGATGGCCTCGCTGCCGCTGCTGATCAACAACGAGCGCGCGACCAACTCGATGACCGAGGGCAGTGTCGGCTTCGACCGCATCTGGGGCGCCGCGCTGACGCTGGTGCTCATCATCGCCCTGATCAACCTCGCGGCCACGCTCATCGGGCGCCTGGTCGCCCCCAAGAAGAAGTAGGAACTGATGGCCAAGCGCATCGATGTCAAGGACGTCGACATCTACTACGGCAAGTTCCACGCGGTGGACAGCGTGACGCTGTCGGTGCCGCCGCGGAACGTGACGGCGTTCATCGGGCCGTCCGGCTGTGGCAAGTCGACCGTGCTGCGGACGCTGAACCGCATGCACGAGGTGATCCCGGGTGCCCGGGTCGAGGGCCAGGTGCTGCTGGACGGCGAGGACATCTACGCCGGTTCGGTGGACCCGGTGCAGGTCCGGCGGACCATCGGCATGGTGTTCCAGCGGCCGAACCCGTTCCCCACCATGTCGATCAGGGACAACGTGGTGGCCGGGCTGAAGCTGGCCGGGACGAAGAACAAGAAGCAGCTGGACGAGGTGGCCGAGCGCGCGCTGCGCGGCGCGAACCTGTGGAACGAGGTCAAGGACCGGCTCGGCAAGCCGGGCGGTGGCCTCTCCGGCGGTCAGCAGCAGCGGTTGTGCATCGCGCGGGCGATCGCCGTGCAGCCGGACGTGCTGCTGATGGACGAGCCGTGCTCGGCGCTGGACCCCATTTCGACGCTGGCGATCGAAGACCTGATCGCCGAGCTGAAGAAGGAGTTCACCATCGTCATCGTCACGCACAACATGCAGCAGGCGGCGCGCGTGTCGGACCAGACGGCCTTCTTCAACCTGGCCGGCGTTGGCCAGCCGGGGCAGCTCGTGGAGCTGAACGACACCGAGAAGATCTTCTCGAACCCCGACCAGAAGGCGACCGAAGACTACATCTCCGGTCGCTTCGGCTGAGGGCTTCCTAGCGAGGACGGCGGCCGAGGTAGCGGAGCAACTCCGCGGCCTCGCCGCCGTTTTCGCTGTTCAGGGCGGGTGCGTACGCGCCATACGCGCGCAACGGCTCGACGATCGCCTCGGCCGTCGGCCGCAACTCGCGGGCCAGCTCGTCGGAAAGCGGCGACGGCTGCCCGGTCGCGATCGCGATGTCCCAGGCGTGGATCGCCGCGTCGAGCGCGCACGCCCCGGCCCCGATGGCCACCGGCAGCTTGTTGGGCGGGACGGGCACCGGCACCTCGGTGGTGTTGTCGTCCACCGTCGCCCAGGCCTTCGCCGCCGCGTCGATGGCGGCCTCGACCAACTCTCTGGGGTCTCTGCCGTCAAGTTCACCCGAAGGCGCGAACGGGTCCTCGGTCGGCCCGTCCCCGCCGGTGAGGAACGCGGCGAAGCCGAGCTGGTCCCCGGCGGCGTGCTGGAGGACCTGGGTCACGTTCCACTGGTCGCAGGGGGTGGGGAGGCCCCACCCGTCGTCGGGCACGCCGTTGACGGCGGTGCGGAGGGCCTGGTGGGCTGCTTCGAGCGTCTTCTTCCACATGCCATGAGTGTATCAGAACGGAATGCTCTATTCCAATAGGTTGCGGCATCCGGGATTGTCGGAGTGGATTGGTACGTTCGTACCCATGGTCAGTGCGTACATCGGCGGTGCGGGGGAACCGCTGCCCCGGCCGGGTCTCCTCGCCCTCGCCGGGCGGACGCTCGGTGCGGTGCCGCCGACGTTGCAGGTGCTCATCGGCATCGTGAGTGTGCAGGTCGGGGCCGCTTTCGCGAAGCAGCTGTTCGCCATCACCGGGCCGTCGGGCACGGTGACGCTGCGCCTGTTCTTCGCGGCCGTGGTGTTGTTGCTGATCTGGCGCCCGGCGCTGCGGATGGGCCGCCGGGCGGTGCCGGTGGTGCTCGGGTACGGCCTGGTGCTGGCCGCCATGAACATCTTCTTCTACCAGGCGATCGCCCGGATCCCGCTGGGGATCGCGGTGACCATCGAGTTCCTCGGCCCGCTGGGTGTGGCGCTCGCCGGCTCCCGCCGCTGGCGGGACGCGGTGTGGGCGTTGCTGGCCGCCGGCGGGGTGATCCTCCTGTCGGAAACCCGCGGGGACATCTCCCTGCTCGGGATGGGTTTTGCCCTGGCGGCGGGCCTGTGCTGGGGCGCCTACATCCTGCTCGGCGCGGCACTGGGGAGTCGCACGAGCGAGGGCAACGGGCTGGCGCTGGCGATGGCGTTCGGTGCGCTGGTCGCCATGCCGACCGGGGTGATCGAGAGCGGGACGAACCTGCTGGACCCGTGGGTCCTGTTCATCGGGTTGATGGTGGCGCTGCTGTCGTCGGTGATCCCGTACTCGCTGGAGCTGGAGGCCCTGCGGAAGATCCCGCCGCGGGTATTCGGCATCCTGATGAGCCTGGAACCCGCGGTGGCGGCCGTGGCCGGGTTGATCGTGCTGGGTGAGGCGCTGCACGTGCCCCAGTGGCTGGCGATCTGCTGCGTGGTAGCCGCCTCGATCGGCGCCACCCGCTCAGCCAAGCCCGACGTGTAGTCCCCTGGCGCGACAACGGATCGCGCTCACGAGGCCCGTGTGCTGCATGGAATTCGTTGCCCGGGTGACTCCGTGAGTTGTTGCGTGGCAACGGCGTTGCCCGCGTGGGCCGTGAATCGTTGTGTGACAACAGCCTTTGCCCGCCCAGATCCCGCGCTCTTAGGTGAATAGCTATCCGCGCCCCCGGATAAATCGTTGTGTGGCAACGGAATCGGGGCGCCCCGACTCGCCGACACCCAATCCATGAAACGTCCGCCTCCCATGATCGATAGTGGCATATGCCACTATTTGTACGAGGGGGTGGACATGGGTCAACGAGACGAGCGTGCCCTTGCCCGGTTGATCAGGGTCAACCGCGGCGTCGGCACCGTGGTGATGCGCCTGACCAGGGAAATCGACGACGCTGAGTTCAGCGCCGCCGAGTTGCGGCAGCTCGCGGAGCTGCTGGCCGGTCTGGCCGAGGAGGCGCGCGAGCGCGCCGAACGGATCGAAGGGGTGGGCCGATGAGCGGCGTGTCCGTGGATCCGGACTTCGACCAGCCGTTCCGTGAGGTGCTCGGCGAGCACCTCCGCCGGCTCCGGCGGGCGCGCAAGCTCAGCCGCGAGCAGGTGTGCGCGCGGCTGCACAACGACATGTCGATCGGCACGCTGGGCAGCTACGAGTCCGGCGCCCGCCGCCTGACCGTGTCGCGGCTGGTGGAGCTGTGCGAGGTGCTCGGCACCACCGCGCACGAGGTGCTCGCCGACGTGCACCGGGACCTGCGGAAGGTGGGCCCGCGCATCCGCGTGCGGCTCAAGGTGATCACCCGCGCGCGGAACCCGGAGTTGCGTCCGCTCCGCGCGTGGGCGGAGGCGAAGGTGGCCCTGTTGCCACCGGGGCCGGACCCGGAGATCGAACTCGACGAGCCCGCACTCCGGGAAGCCGCCACCCTGTGCGGCCTCAGTCCGGTCGAGCTGCTGTGCCTGCTCCAGGAGAAACGCGGGTAGTCAGCCGAGGGTTCGTGCCAGTGCGAGGCGCGCTCGGGACAGGGCTTGCGGATCTCCGCTCAGGTGGAGTGCGTGGTTCGCCGCGAGGATGGTGCCGATCAGGTCGAACAGGATCTGGTCGGCGTCACCATCGAGGTCACCGTCGGTGAGGGCCAGCCGCACGTGCATCCGCAGGTCACGCTCCCACAGGGCGCTCATCCCGGCGATCGCGTCGCGTACCGGGCCTGGGCGCCGGTCGAATTCGGCGGCGGCGGAGACGAAAAAACCACCGCACGGGTGGGTCAGGTGGGCCAGCCACGCCTCGCACAGCGCGCGCAGGCGGGGCAGGCCCGGGGTGGTGCCGGTGCTCGGCTCCACCACCTCCCGCCCGAACTGCTCCGTCGCCGTCTCGACCACGGCCAGCTGCAGCGCCTCCTTGGCCCCGAAGTGCCCGAGCACACCCGACTTGGACAGGCCGAGGTCCGCCGCGAGCCGCCCGATGGTGAGGCCGTCGAGACCTTCGACGGTCGCCAGTTCGACCCCGCGGTCGAGGATTGCGGACCGGGTGGATCGGGCATCGGTGACAGAACGGCGTGGGCTCACCGGCCGATTTTAGCGTCCGACCGATCGGACGCTAAAAGAGCTATAGTGCGCACGTGATCCTTCTCCGACTGCTCTTCCGCCTGGTTTTCCGGCCGGTCGTGCGCGGCCACGAGCACCTCCCGCGCACCGGCCCGGTCATCCTCGCCAGCAACCACCTGTCCTTCATCGACAGCGTGGTCCTCCAGCTGGTCACCCGCCGCCAGGTCCACTTCCTGGCGAAGGCCGAGTACTTCCAGGGCACCGGGCTCCGCGGCCGCGTGATCCGCTGGTTCTTCACCGCGACGGGCGCGGTGCCGGTGGAGCGCGGCACGCACCGCGCGGCGCGGGGCGCACTGGAAACCGCGCTCGGCGTGCTCGCCGACGGGAAGGTGTTCGGCATCTACCCCGAGGGCACGCGCTCGCTCGACGGCAGGCTCTACCGCGGCCGCACCGGCGTCGCGTGGCTGGCGCTGACGGCGGGCGTGCCGGTGGTGCCGGTCGCGCTCACCGGCACCGACCGCCTCCAGCCGGTCGGGCGGAAGCTGCCGCGCCCGCACCGGGTCGGCGTCACCTTCGGGCCGCCGATCCACCGCAGCGGACCACCGAAGTCGGGCCCGGCGCGCCGCGAGGTGACCGACGAGGTGATGCACGCGATCCAGCGGATGTCGGGCCAGGAAACCGCGCCGGAGTTCAACAGCTCCCCGGTAATCTGACCGCATGCGGAAAGCGGTGGCCCTGGCGCTCGCCCTGCTGGTCAGCGGCTGCGGAGTGACTCCGCTCAAGCCGCGGCAGGAGACCGACACCGACCTGATCGGCCGCTACTTCGACAACTTCAACCGGGCCGGCGACCAGGGCCCCGAGGAGCAGGAGCGCTTCCTCGAAACCGTGCAGCACCCGGACTTCACCGGCCAGGACTGCGACCTCGGCGACCTCACGCTCGACGTCTACCCGGCGATGTCCACCGCCCGCCCCGATCCCGAGTGGTCACCCGATGGTGGCGACCCGCCGCGGGGCGAGGTGTACGTGGTGGCGGTGTCGCTGACGATCCGCCGGGCGGGCGCCGCGATCGGTGAGCAGATCGCCTCGCAACGCGTAGTTCTGCTCGATCGACGGGTTTACGGCTTCGCTCCGTGTCCGAAATCGTGAACCGGTTACGCTTCGTCGTCCGGTTGAGCGATTTTCGCCTTCGCCGCGTCCCGATATCTCAAGCGCCGCCTCTTGCTCGACGACGAACATCAGGTGGCGGAGGTGAAAGCGGTGTCAAAGGACGGGATCGCAGTCCACGCCGAGGCCGCGGATCTGCCCGCGCTGCACGAGACGATGGCCTCCGTTTTCGCCGCCCAGGGCAACTGGGAACGCGCCTACCTGCACCTTCGCTCCGCGCTCGAGCGTGACGCGCTCACCGCGGGTTACAACCGCCGCTTCCTCGACCAGCAGCTGGCGCGGCTCGCCGACGGCCACCTGTCGCTCGCGATGGTCGACATCGACCTGTTCAAGCACGTCAACGACACCTTCGGGCACCTCGTCGGCGACCGCGTGCTGCGGAGCGTGGCCGCGCTGCTGAAGCACGAACTGCCGCACGGCGCCTTCTGCGCGCGTTACGGCGGTGAGGAGTTCGTGCTGGTCATGCCCGATTTGGGCGCCCGTGAGGCATTGGCGACCGTCGAGCGGGCACGGCTCCGCGTGGCGCGGTACGCGTGGCACCGCGTGCGGCCGGGCCTCGCCGTGACGGTCAGCGCGGGCCTGACGGCCAGGCCGGGACCCGCGGAGGAACGCCTCCGCGAAGCCGACGCCCTCCTTTACGCGGCCAAGCGCGCCGGCCGTAATGTGGTCGCCTATCCCGATTCGGAAATTCCCGGACAGATTCGCCACTCTGGGTAACTCGTGTTCGCGCGAATTCCCACTGCGGGTGATAACCGGTGGACTGGAACCTGTCGGTAACCCGCTGAACTCACACCGTGTGTAAAAACATCACGGGATGGTGTCGTCACGAACGGCGGGTATCCGTAGGATAACGAAAGCCATCCGGCTGGCGATGATCCTCCGGAGCCCGCCTGCCCCGAGTCCAGTCGAGGAACGTGGTCGACTCACCACCGTTGTGCTGAAGGGAGACTGAGTGCCTGACGATCACCTCCCCTCTGGCACCGGTCGTTCCCGCAGGTCGCGGCGCCGCTCGATGGACACCTACGGCGGCATCAGCGTCAACGAGGTGATGGCCAAGGCGACCGGCAAGTACCCGGTCCCGCCGGTGGCCGAGCCCGAACCCGAGCCGGAGCCGGAACCCGAGCCTCCGCCGCCACCGGCGCCCGAGCCGCCGCCCCCATCGGCGCGGTCGGCGCGGTCGCGGTCGGCCTCGCCGGGGCACGCCAGCTCTTCGGGCCTTCCGGCGCCGGGGCACCCCAGTTCCTCGGGGCTTCCCGCCCCGGGGCACCCGAGTTCTTCCGGGCTTCCCGCGCCGGGGCACCCCAGTTCGTCGGGGCTTCCTGCGCCGGGTCGCTCCGGTTCTCCGGGGCACCCGAGTTCACCGGGGCTGCCCGCACCAGGACATCCGAGCTCGCCCGGCCTGCCCGCGCCTCGGCCGGTGCCGCCGCCGCGGAACAAGCATGAGGAGATGCCGCCTCGACGCCAGCCGGTGACCGGCTCGAACCCGGCGCCCGGTGGGGTGCCGCCGCGTCGGTCGCCCGGACGGCGTCGGCAGGCGGGGCCGCCGGCGAACGGCATGCCGCCGTCGGCACAGCGCCCCTCCCCCGCCGCGCGCCCCGCGTACGCCGCCCGCGCCGCCGAGGCCGTCGCGTCGTCAGCCGCCGCCACCGCCGCCCGTGGCGCCATCCATGCCGCCCGCGGCGAACGCGGCGCCACCCGCGATGAACGCGGCGAACGTGGCGCCGCCCGCGCACGCGGCGCCACCCGCGAAAGCCGCGCCGCCCGTGCCCCCGGCCGAGGCCAAGACCACGGTCACCCCACCGGTGGCCAACCCGCGCCCGCCGCAACCGCAAGCACAGCCACAACCACAACAGCCGCCGCGGCCCAAGCCCGTGCGTCCCGAACGGCCGTCCCCCGAGGACCGGCTGATCATGACCGACCAGATGGAGCCGGTCGACGACGCGACGATGTACCGCCGCAAGATCGACAACACCCTCGCCCGCTTCTCCGCCGCGCACGACGAGATGGCGGCCGAGGAGGCCAAGCGCAAGGAGCGCCTCACCCGCTTCACCGCCGCGCCGGTCAAGCTGATCGAGCAGACCCGCACGCGGCTGCAGCGCGTCGTGCACCCGAGCGAGAACGCGGCCAAACCGCGACCGCACCCGCTCGGGCACCTGAACGCCGAAGAACCCGAGGAAGAGCCCGCGCCCCAGACCCGGCTGCAGGAGAAGAAGCAGCGCAACCAGGAGCGCACCGCCAAGGCGGGCCGGATCACCGCGATCGTGATGGCCTGCCTGATGTTCGTGCTCAGCGCCGCCGGGTGGGGCATGAAGACCTGGTTCAACAGCAAGTTCAACCAGATCGCCGCGCTCGACGAGAACTCGGCGGACATCCAGGACGCGGCCGGGCAGCTCGGCGACGAGAACTTCCTCATCGCCGGTTCGGACACCCGCGCGGGCGCCGAGGCCGAGGAAGGCGTCGGCACCGCGGACTCGGTCGGCGGCGCCCGGTCGGACTCCCTGATGATCGCCCACATCCCGGCCGACCGGAAGCGCGCGATCGTCGTCGGCTTCCCGCGCGACCTGGAGGTGGACCGGCCGGACTGCAAGCGCTGGGACTCCGGCACCGGGCAGTACCTCGACGAGGTCGTGCCCGGCAAGAAGCGGGCCAAGTTGAACGAGGCCTACGCGATCGGCGGCCCGCAGTGCACCACCAAGCAGATCCAGCAGCTGACCGGGATGAAGATCAACCACTTCGTCGGCATCGACTTCCACGGCTTCAAGGACATGATCAACGTGGTCGGCGGGGTCCCGGTGCACATCGAGGAACCGGTGATCGACGAGGTGCTCGGGGTGGTCGTGCCCCAGGCGGGCGACCAGATCATCACCGGTGACCAGGCGCTGAACTTCGTCCGGGCGCGGAAGGTCAAGGGCGACGTCACCTCCGACTACGGCCGGATCAAGCGCCAGCAGCTGGTGATCGGCTCGCTGCTGAAGAAGACCATGTCCAAGGAAGTCCTGTTCGACGGCGGCAAGCTGACCGGCTTCATCAACGCGTTCACCGCGGCCACCTTCGGCGACAACATCGGTGTGGACCAGATGCTCACGCTGGCGCAGTCGATGAAGGGGCTCAACCCGGACACGGTGAAGTTCATCACCGTGCCGACCGTCGGTGACGCGAACGAGCGCGGCAACGAGGTGCTGTTGCAGAAGCAGTCGAAGGAACTGTTCGGCGCGCTGATCACCAACAGCCCGCTGCCCGACGAAAAACCGGCCGCGCCACCGCCGGCGAGCCAGGGCGGCACGCAGAAAGGCCAGGCCGAGCCGGGGAAGTAGGCCCCGCCGGATTCGTTAGGCCGGGTTCACGCCCGGTTCACCCAGCGATGCGGCGTTCGCGTGGTCCTGGCCGTATGGTGAGGCCCATGCGCGAGGCTTACCACGTCGAACTCGAACAACTGGCCGACAAGCTGGCGGCCATGTCCGTGCAGGTGGCGGACGCCATGGAGCGGGCCACCCAGGCCCTGCTCGACGTCGACCTCGCGGTCGCCGAGCAGGTGATCAGCGACGACGCGAAGGTCGACGACGCCAGGGCGGCCTGCGAGGAGCAGGCGTACGCGCTGCTGGCGTTGCAGGCGCCGGTGGCCACCGACCTGCGGACCGTGCTCGCCGCCATCCACGCGGCGGAAAGCCTGGAGCGCATGGGTGACCTGGCGCTGCACGTGGCCAAGGCGGCGCGGCGGCGGCACCCGGAACCGGTGCTGCCGGAGCAGGTGCGCGGCTACTTCGCCGAAATGGGCACGATCGCGGTGCGGCTGGCGCGGCAGGCGGAGCAGGTGATCAAGACCAAGGACGTGAGCGCGGCCAAGGAGCTGGAGGCCGACGACGACCAGGTCGACGACATCCACCGCCACCTGTTCACCGTGCTGATGGACCGCGAGTGGCCGCACGGCGTGGCCGCCGCGGTGGACGTCACCCTGCTGGGCCGGTTCTACGAGCGCTTCGCCGACCACGCGGTTTCGGTGGCGCGCCGGATGATCTTCGTGGTCACCGGCCGCATGCCCGGCTACGGCCCCGGCGACGACGAACTCTGAGCCACCGCACCCCTGCTTCCCGATTGCTGTTCCCGGCCGGTGACCCCTTGGCCGTACGGGGACCGGGATCGGGGTAGGGGCCTCCGGCGCTGATAGGGGTGGGCGGTATCCCCGCCCGCCCCGATGCTGGTTCCGCGAGCGAGAGCCGTTCTCACCGGAGGGCCGCGGAATGAGCGACAGGATCGACAACGCGCTGGACTGCTGGCGCCACCGCCTCGACTGGCGGCCGGTGTCGGGCACCCCGGCGCTGTCCGGCCGCTGGGCGATCGTGGTGCCCGACCTCGACGACGGCGACCGGTTCGCCGCGGTGCTCCGGGAGTTCGGCGCCGAGCCGATCCTGGTGCCCGCCGGCGACCGCGGGGCGATGGCCGACTGCTTCCGCATCTTCCGCGAGCTGTCCGGGGTGGTCTCCCTCCTCGCGCTCGCCGAAACCGACGGCGACCTCCCGCCCGGCGTCGCGTCCACTGTGTACCTGATGCAGGCGCTCGGCGACGCGGGCCAGTCCGTACCGCTCTGGTGCGTCACCCGCGGCGCGATGGCCACCGGTGGCGACCCGGTGCAGGCGCTGCTCTGGGGCCTCGGCCGCGCCGCCGTGCT
Proteins encoded:
- the phoU gene encoding phosphate signaling complex protein PhoU, with the translated sequence MREAYHVELEQLADKLAAMSVQVADAMERATQALLDVDLAVAEQVISDDAKVDDARAACEEQAYALLALQAPVATDLRTVLAAIHAAESLERMGDLALHVAKAARRRHPEPVLPEQVRGYFAEMGTIAVRLARQAEQVIKTKDVSAAKELEADDDQVDDIHRHLFTVLMDREWPHGVAAAVDVTLLGRFYERFADHAVSVARRMIFVVTGRMPGYGPGDDEL
- a CDS encoding GGDEF domain-containing protein — protein: MSKDGIAVHAEAADLPALHETMASVFAAQGNWERAYLHLRSALERDALTAGYNRRFLDQQLARLADGHLSLAMVDIDLFKHVNDTFGHLVGDRVLRSVAALLKHELPHGAFCARYGGEEFVLVMPDLGAREALATVERARLRVARYAWHRVRPGLAVTVSAGLTARPGPAEERLREADALLYAAKRAGRNVVAYPDSEIPGQIRHSG
- a CDS encoding LCP family protein, with protein sequence MPPAANAAPPAMNAANVAPPAHAAPPAKAAPPVPPAEAKTTVTPPVANPRPPQPQAQPQPQQPPRPKPVRPERPSPEDRLIMTDQMEPVDDATMYRRKIDNTLARFSAAHDEMAAEEAKRKERLTRFTAAPVKLIEQTRTRLQRVVHPSENAAKPRPHPLGHLNAEEPEEEPAPQTRLQEKKQRNQERTAKAGRITAIVMACLMFVLSAAGWGMKTWFNSKFNQIAALDENSADIQDAAGQLGDENFLIAGSDTRAGAEAEEGVGTADSVGGARSDSLMIAHIPADRKRAIVVGFPRDLEVDRPDCKRWDSGTGQYLDEVVPGKKRAKLNEAYAIGGPQCTTKQIQQLTGMKINHFVGIDFHGFKDMINVVGGVPVHIEEPVIDEVLGVVVPQAGDQIITGDQALNFVRARKVKGDVTSDYGRIKRQQLVIGSLLKKTMSKEVLFDGGKLTGFINAFTAATFGDNIGVDQMLTLAQSMKGLNPDTVKFITVPTVGDANERGNEVLLQKQSKELFGALITNSPLPDEKPAAPPPASQGGTQKGQAEPGK